In one window of Agrobacterium larrymoorei DNA:
- a CDS encoding aldolase/citrate lyase family protein, with product MPASENRFKTAIHHGKPQIGLWLDMGEAITAEIAGTAGFDWLVIDGEHGPNDLRSIIDQLRALATSSAEPVVRVPVGESWIIKQMLDAGARTLLVPMVDSSEQARALVSAMHYPPRGIRGMGAVVARASGYNSVPDYNQTASDNVCLLIQAETRAAIADLDNILNVDGVDGIFIGPADLAADMGYLGRIDEPEVQEVIEGAIRKIVAAGKAAGILTFNEIYNRRYLELGASFVAVGADVSEFSGALRQLASRYKGGAAPAKTSSY from the coding sequence ATGCCAGCCTCCGAAAACCGCTTCAAAACCGCCATTCACCACGGAAAGCCGCAGATCGGACTTTGGCTGGACATGGGCGAGGCGATCACCGCGGAGATTGCCGGAACCGCCGGTTTCGACTGGCTGGTGATAGACGGAGAGCATGGCCCGAACGATCTTCGTAGCATTATCGATCAGCTGCGCGCGCTTGCGACATCTTCCGCCGAACCAGTCGTGCGTGTGCCGGTGGGCGAAAGCTGGATCATCAAGCAAATGCTGGATGCCGGAGCCCGCACGCTTCTCGTGCCTATGGTCGATTCATCGGAGCAGGCGAGGGCGCTCGTATCCGCCATGCATTATCCACCGCGCGGCATCCGCGGCATGGGCGCTGTTGTTGCCCGTGCATCCGGTTACAACAGCGTGCCCGATTATAATCAGACTGCTTCCGACAATGTGTGCCTGCTAATCCAGGCTGAAACCCGTGCGGCAATAGCCGACCTCGATAACATTTTGAACGTTGATGGAGTGGACGGCATCTTCATCGGCCCGGCGGATCTCGCCGCAGATATGGGCTATCTCGGGCGAATCGATGAGCCCGAGGTTCAGGAGGTCATAGAAGGTGCGATCAGAAAGATCGTCGCTGCAGGCAAAGCGGCTGGAATCCTGACTTTCAACGAGATATACAACAGACGATATCTGGAACTCGGCGCTTCATTCGTCGCTGTCGGCGCGGATGTGTCGGAGTTTTCCGGCGCCCTGCGCCAGCTCGCATCTCGCTACAAGGGCGGCGCCGCCCCGGCAAAAACGTCAAGCTACTGA